In Helicobacter mastomyrinus, a single genomic region encodes these proteins:
- a CDS encoding ABC transporter ATP-binding protein, translated as MRTILDFFKKFFPYIKGHYASFAIAICASLVVAACTAGITYLLEPLLDTLSGKTPRANPLFSFDELVQNGSLALTMVSMIVGVYFGKSVGTYIQAYFMNLIGQDIVRQMRDRMLSHMLSLEMAFFNKMRGGELIARITNDIGIIRSAVSNYITEFIRESVTIIGLVAITIYQSPKYAFVCLVVIPLAMIPINLIIKKIKKYSRTIQEKNADITSKLNEIFNNVEVIKASNGEKVEYQSFYTQNMQFFKINMKAVRVGELTTPIMELLGAIMLGCVVYMAIIDISQNKLSVAQFSSFVGALFFIYTPLKRLVNLYAQMQSAIVASDRIFEILNQKQQIHDGTLRLNPPINEITLKDVHFHYNADVYALNGVSITFAKNKITALVGKSGSGKSSIINLILRLYDASNGEIYINNQPIKDYTQKSVRDNMAVVTQRIFIFRDSILNNVAYGGEIDEKRAIEALKLAHAWDFVAAMSEGIHTILDEFGTNLSGGQRQRIAIARAIYKNPEVLIFDEATSALDAQTEEAIKESIKALRKDKIIIIVAHRPSTIELADEVIHLREGQIIKKEQKA; from the coding sequence ATGCGAACAATTCTTGATTTTTTCAAAAAGTTTTTTCCTTATATTAAGGGGCATTATGCTTCCTTTGCTATTGCTATTTGCGCTTCTCTTGTCGTGGCGGCTTGCACGGCAGGGATTACCTATCTCTTAGAACCATTGCTTGATACCCTATCGGGCAAAACGCCTCGTGCTAATCCGCTTTTTAGCTTTGATGAATTAGTTCAAAATGGCTCATTGGCATTAACTATGGTATCTATGATTGTGGGTGTGTATTTTGGCAAATCTGTTGGCACTTATATACAAGCTTATTTTATGAATCTCATCGGGCAGGATATTGTGCGGCAAATGCGCGATAGAATGCTTTCTCATATGCTAAGTCTTGAGATGGCATTTTTTAATAAAATGCGTGGAGGGGAGCTTATCGCGCGAATTACCAATGATATTGGCATTATCCGCTCGGCAGTATCAAACTATATCACAGAGTTTATTAGAGAGAGTGTTACGATTATTGGCTTAGTGGCAATTACGATTTATCAAAGTCCAAAATATGCTTTTGTATGTTTGGTGGTTATTCCTTTGGCAATGATTCCTATTAATCTCATCATCAAAAAAATCAAAAAATACTCCCGCACTATCCAAGAAAAAAATGCAGATATTACTTCTAAACTGAATGAAATTTTTAATAATGTCGAGGTGATTAAAGCAAGTAATGGGGAGAAGGTAGAGTATCAAAGCTTTTATACTCAAAATATGCAGTTTTTTAAAATCAATATGAAAGCTGTGCGGGTGGGTGAGCTAACCACACCTATTATGGAGCTTTTAGGGGCTATTATGCTTGGTTGCGTGGTGTATATGGCAATCATAGATATTTCACAAAATAAGCTAAGTGTGGCGCAATTTTCTTCATTTGTGGGGGCACTCTTTTTTATCTACACGCCTTTGAAACGACTAGTCAATCTCTATGCGCAAATGCAATCTGCCATAGTCGCAAGTGACAGAATCTTTGAAATCCTCAATCAAAAACAGCAGATTCACGACGGCACTTTGAGGCTAAATCCTCCCATTAACGAAATTACCTTAAAAGATGTGCATTTCCATTACAATGCAGATGTCTATGCCCTTAATGGTGTGAGTATAACATTTGCAAAAAATAAAATTACCGCGCTTGTGGGTAAAAGTGGCAGTGGCAAAAGCTCTATTATCAATCTTATTTTGCGTCTTTATGATGCTAGTAACGGAGAGATATATATCAACAATCAGCCTATCAAGGACTATACGCAAAAGAGTGTGCGCGATAATATGGCAGTGGTTACGCAGAGAATCTTTATTTTCCGCGATAGTATTTTAAATAATGTAGCCTATGGTGGAGAGATAGATGAAAAAAGGGCTATTGAAGCGCTCAAACTCGCTCACGCTTGGGATTTTGTAGCAGCAATGAGTGAGGGCATACATACGATTCTTGATGAGTTTGGCACGAATTTAAGTGGTGGGCAAAGACAGAGAATCGCCATCGCACGAGCGATTTATAAGAATCCTGAAGTGCTTATCTTTGATGAAGCAACTTCCGCCCTTGATGCACAAACAGAAGAGGCGATTAAGGAAAGTATCAAGGCTTTAAGAAAAGATAAAATTATTATTATCGTAGCCCATCGCCCCAGTACGATAGAGCTTGCCGATGAAGTAATACATTTACGAGAGGGACAAATCATCAAAAAAGAGCAAAAAGCATAA
- a CDS encoding copper ion binding protein, producing the protein MTIQLSVRGMHCGKCVDKVEKFVGEIEGVSLIDVDLQKAQVKVEFSPPATQEMITEAILDAGFDVNANNS; encoded by the coding sequence ATGACCATACAACTATCAGTGAGAGGTATGCACTGCGGTAAGTGCGTGGATAAGGTAGAAAAATTTGTAGGAGAGATAGAGGGGGTAAGCTTGATTGATGTCGATTTGCAAAAAGCGCAAGTGAAAGTCGAATTTAGCCCTCCGGCTACACAAGAAATGATTACTGAAGCGATACTTGATGCAGGATTTGATGTAAATGCGAACAATTCTTGA
- a CDS encoding phospholipase D-like domain-containing protein — translation MRQKFNKILKICLIMGMLHTIHFAEDKLYMLPYEQKVAFNALKNALQGAKSEIKISIYSFTYNDIAKILRDSAKRGVKVHIIYDKEANMNNKTSTIGYLAKYNNISVCLLSGIRAANKQYYGIMHQKMAIIDRQVLIIGSANWSKNAFENNFETLFISTNQSFVKKALQSYEKMMNACVGF, via the coding sequence ATGCGTCAAAAATTTAACAAAATATTAAAAATTTGCTTGATTATGGGGATGCTTCACACGATACATTTTGCAGAGGATAAGCTCTATATGCTACCCTATGAGCAAAAAGTAGCTTTTAATGCGCTCAAAAATGCACTTCAGGGCGCAAAAAGTGAAATAAAAATCAGCATTTATAGCTTTACATATAATGATATTGCAAAAATCCTGCGGGATAGCGCAAAAAGAGGTGTGAAAGTGCATATCATTTATGATAAGGAAGCCAATATGAATAATAAAACTTCGACGATTGGCTATCTTGCAAAATATAATAATATTTCAGTTTGTCTGCTAAGTGGTATACGTGCGGCAAATAAGCAATATTATGGCATTATGCACCAAAAAATGGCGATTATTGATAGGCAAGTATTGATTATAGGCTCGGCAAACTGGAGCAAAAATGCGTTTGAAAATAATTTTGAGACATTATTTATAAGCACCAATCAATCTTTTGTGAAAAAGGCATTGCAAAGCTATGAAAAGATGATGAATGCCTGCGTAGGATTCTAA
- the gmk gene encoding guanylate kinase — MNKGAVLIISGPSGCGKSTLTKALMESIPDIYFSISTTTRTKRDGEVDGVHYHFVSKEQFLADIKHNVFLEWAEVHTNFYGTSLKPVQEALSRDKIVLFDVDVQGHQSIKAHFGDFAKSIFITTKNKQILKNRLIERKTDDMQMIEYRLEKAYNEMRHLQHFDYVLINDDLQSATQAIIAITRSLKYQQIDRFSEIIHQWQNEA, encoded by the coding sequence ATGAATAAGGGAGCGGTGCTTATCATATCAGGACCAAGTGGCTGTGGGAAAAGCACCCTCACAAAAGCCCTAATGGAATCTATCCCCGATATATACTTTTCTATCTCCACTACCACCCGCACTAAGCGCGATGGCGAGGTCGATGGAGTGCATTATCACTTTGTGAGTAAAGAGCAGTTTTTAGCAGATATTAAACACAATGTATTTTTAGAATGGGCGGAGGTACATACAAACTTTTATGGTACCTCTTTAAAACCTGTGCAAGAAGCTCTCTCGCGAGATAAAATCGTGCTTTTTGATGTCGATGTGCAAGGACATCAAAGCATTAAAGCACATTTTGGGGACTTTGCTAAATCTATTTTCATTACCACGAAAAACAAGCAGATTCTTAAAAATCGCCTCATAGAGCGAAAAACTGATGATATGCAGATGATAGAATACCGCCTCGAAAAGGCTTATAATGAAATGCGGCATTTGCAACACTTTGATTATGTGCTGATTAATGATGATTTACAGAGCGCCACACAAGCTATTATCGCCATCACTCGCTCACTCAAATATCAGCAGATTGATAGATTTAGCGAGATTATCCACCAATGGCAGAATGAGGCTTAA
- a CDS encoding twin-arginine translocase TatA/TatE family subunit yields the protein MTPPSIWQLLIVLLIVVLLFGAKKIPELAKGLGSGIKNFKKAIKEDEEEAANNDTNTQNASIKQTQAKEESAKETTTKQEA from the coding sequence ATGACACCCCCTAGCATTTGGCAATTACTGATTGTCTTACTTATAGTTGTTTTACTTTTTGGTGCGAAAAAGATTCCCGAACTTGCTAAGGGCTTGGGCAGTGGGATTAAAAACTTTAAAAAAGCCATAAAAGAAGATGAGGAGGAAGCTGCTAATAACGATACAAATACGCAAAATGCTTCCATTAAACAAACTCAAGCAAAAGAAGAAAGTGCAAAAGAGACTACCACAAAGCAAGAGGCTTAA